The proteins below are encoded in one region of Halalkalicoccus jeotgali B3:
- a CDS encoding TatD family hydrolase — protein sequence MAQYPTRRPTDRDHRPDEAAADLPAELTTIPWIDIHNHAHTLSWNDREKFALSGCHSMVMMAAAYYWTPYKPVGPEDVRYLWDDALARLGPIRDAHPFDASLGIGIHTGARVENYEELLDVMPEYCELDEVSAVGEIGITESQHVSGWDLDGQKDVTRRQLAIAADHDLLAILHTPADLRDVEFPDRVHGSIPGYEVDASLGTEPVLTGENPKREAIEIDVGLATEAGLPEERMVLSHADKTVAPYVLEHTDCQLSFTVSYPWLLGVEPHHVAEVVAEYGPERILVETDSAGILRSDVFAFKRTVFELYRMGLDVETIRQVVYENPRELLG from the coding sequence ATGGCGCAGTATCCCACTCGACGACCGACGGATCGCGATCACCGTCCCGACGAGGCTGCGGCCGACCTCCCGGCCGAACTGACGACCATCCCGTGGATCGATATCCACAACCACGCCCACACGCTCTCGTGGAACGACCGCGAGAAGTTCGCGCTGAGCGGCTGTCATTCGATGGTGATGATGGCCGCCGCCTACTACTGGACGCCCTACAAACCCGTTGGGCCCGAGGACGTCCGCTACCTCTGGGACGACGCGCTTGCCCGCCTCGGGCCGATCCGCGACGCCCACCCCTTCGACGCCTCGCTCGGGATCGGGATCCACACCGGCGCGCGCGTCGAGAACTACGAGGAACTTCTCGACGTGATGCCCGAGTACTGCGAACTCGACGAGGTGAGCGCGGTCGGCGAGATCGGGATCACCGAATCACAGCACGTCTCCGGGTGGGATCTGGACGGCCAGAAGGACGTGACCCGCCGCCAACTGGCGATCGCCGCCGACCACGATCTGCTGGCGATCCTGCACACGCCCGCGGACCTCAGGGACGTCGAGTTCCCCGACCGGGTTCACGGCTCGATTCCCGGCTACGAGGTCGACGCCTCGCTCGGAACCGAGCCGGTGCTTACGGGCGAGAACCCGAAACGCGAAGCGATCGAGATCGACGTCGGTCTCGCCACGGAGGCGGGATTACCCGAAGAGCGGATGGTGCTTTCACACGCCGACAAGACGGTCGCCCCCTACGTGCTCGAACACACCGACTGTCAGCTGAGCTTCACCGTCAGCTATCCGTGGCTGCTCGGCGTCGAACCGCACCACGTCGCCGAGGTCGTCGCCGAATACGGCCCCGAACGAATTCTCGTTGAAACGGACAGCGCGGGCATCCTTCGTAGCGACGTCTTCGCGTTCAAGCGAACGGTCTTCGAGTTGTACCGAATGGGCCTCGACGTCGAGACGATCCGGCAGGTCGTCTACGAGAACCCCCGCGAGCTGTTGGGTTGA
- a CDS encoding fumarylacetoacetate hydrolase family protein codes for MRLGQFESAASTAPWAGVESEGDVVRLDEAADAAGVSLPADLRRILSEWEWSEKVDLALAHALETGTGLYDRAKLTQREPITDPQKVICVGLNYADHADEGGFDAPDEPVLFSKFPQSIVGPDEPVEWDPELTSEVDYEAELVAVIGERARNVDESEALEYVAGYTVGNDVSARDLQMADEQWVRGKSLDTFAPLGPDLVTPDEIDDIDALDIWAEVNGERLQDANTRHLIFDIADLVAFCSRAFTLEPGDLIYTGTPDGVGYFREPQVLLEDGDTMTIGIEGIGELTNTCRHT; via the coding sequence ATGAGGCTCGGACAGTTCGAATCGGCGGCGAGTACTGCACCGTGGGCGGGCGTCGAGAGCGAGGGGGACGTCGTCCGACTCGACGAGGCGGCCGACGCCGCCGGTGTCTCGCTCCCGGCGGACCTTCGTAGGATCCTCAGCGAATGGGAATGGAGTGAGAAGGTCGATCTCGCGCTCGCCCACGCCCTCGAAACCGGAACCGGTCTCTACGACCGGGCGAAACTCACCCAGCGCGAGCCGATCACCGACCCACAGAAGGTGATCTGTGTCGGACTGAACTACGCCGATCACGCCGACGAGGGCGGGTTCGACGCGCCCGACGAACCGGTCCTGTTCTCGAAGTTCCCCCAGTCGATCGTCGGCCCCGACGAACCGGTCGAGTGGGACCCCGAACTCACCTCGGAAGTGGACTACGAGGCCGAACTCGTCGCCGTGATCGGCGAACGGGCGCGAAACGTCGACGAGAGCGAGGCCTTGGAGTACGTTGCGGGCTACACGGTCGGCAACGACGTTTCGGCACGTGACCTCCAGATGGCCGACGAGCAATGGGTCAGGGGCAAGAGCCTCGATACGTTCGCACCCCTCGGACCGGACCTCGTCACGCCCGATGAGATCGACGATATCGACGCCCTCGACATCTGGGCGGAGGTCAACGGCGAGCGACTGCAGGACGCGAACACCCGCCATCTGATCTTCGATATCGCCGACCTCGTCGCGTTCTGTAGCCGGGCGTTCACCCTCGAACCGGGCGACCTGATCTACACGGGCACGCCCGACGGCGTGGGCTACTTCCGCGAGCCACAGGTCCTCCTCGAGGACGGCGATACGATGACGATCGGTATCGAAGGAATCGGCGAGCTGACCAACACCTGCCGGCACACCTGA